GCTGGGCCAGGGCCAGGCGCGGGTCCTCGCTCGTCGCCCAGGGCACGTTCACCCCGGTCGGAGGTGCTGTAGGCGCCAAAACCGCCGCGGCGCCGCGTTCCAGGGCGTTGCCCAGGTAAGCCAAGGCGTCGTGCCCCACCCCGCCCATGGCGACGAAGAGGGTCCCCGGCTCGACCCGCCGGGAATCGTAGGCGATCTTTTTTATCTCCGCGTCGCCCCGGACGAGCGCGGCCGCCGGGGTGTTCGAGATGAGGGCGCTGAAGCGCATGGGGCTCCCCTGGTCTTTTGAATGACATGGTATCACCGGCGCGGCGGGCTGGCAAGCCCGGTCGAGGGGCGAAGCGGTTTCCCTCTCCCTTTTAGGGAGAGGCTCGCCTACGGGATAGGGTGAGGGGTAATGTCGGGAGAGCGAATGCGGCGGGGATAGGAATCCCCGCCCTACATCATCACAATATGATAGGCACGGGCTGGAGCGGTTTCACTCTCCCCGTGGGAGGTCTGTGAGACACGGGCTTAAGGGTGAGGGCTGCCTTATAAAGAACGGGAGGGTCTGGATACCCTCCCCTACGGGTCAGGCGTGAATCGTGCGCTCCCCTCGTAGGGGCCGACCTTCAGGTCGGCCCGTGAGCGGATGTGGACACCCGCCCTACATCATCGCAAAAAACGAGGCACGGGCTAGGGTGAGGGTCGCCTTTGTAAAAGCGCGGCGGGGACTAAAATCCCCGCCCTACATTCGGACGCACAGCGGTGAATGTCACGCCGGCCACGCAAAACGCCTTGCCCACGCCCCGGTACTCTGGTAGAATGCACCCTCCGAGGGAGTAAGATGGGCAGGCCGTCCTGGGACGAGTACTTCATGCAGATCGCCGGGCTGGTGTCCACCCGCTCAACTTGTATGCGGCGCAGCGTGGGGGCGGTGCTCGTCCGCGACAAGACTATCCTGGCGACGGGCTACAACGGCACTCCCCGGGGGTTGAAGCACTGCGAGGAGTTGGGCGGCTGCTACCGGGAGCAGCTCGGCGTCCCCTCCGGCGAGCGCCACGAAATCTGCCGGGGAACGCACGCCGAGCAGAACGCCATCGCCCAGGCCGCCCTGGTCGGCGTCTCCACCAAAGACTCCACCCTCTACGTAACGAACCACCCCTGCAGCATCTGCACCAAAATCCTCCTGAACGCGGGGATCACGAGGGTGGTCTACGCCGAGGGCTACCCCGACGAGCTCGCCCGGTTCCTGATCGAGGAGGCCCGGAACCTGGGTCTGTTGGAGGTCAACTGCCTG
The genomic region above belongs to bacterium and contains:
- a CDS encoding dCMP deaminase family protein — encoded protein: MGRPSWDEYFMQIAGLVSTRSTCMRRSVGAVLVRDKTILATGYNGTPRGLKHCEELGGCYREQLGVPSGERHEICRGTHAEQNAIAQAALVGVSTKDSTLYVTNHPCSICTKILLNAGITRVVYAEGYPDELARFLIEEARNLGLLEVNCLGE